The Nitrospirota bacterium nucleotide sequence GGTGCGGGTGCCACTTGAATAGACGGATCGATCAGCTCGTTCAACAGGCAGGATTCTCAACCGCTGAACTTGATCGGTTCGTGATGCAGACCGTTCCCCGACTAGGCGGATCGATGTATCGCGGACGGGCTTTCAGGGGAGACTGAATGCACACTCACGATCAGGAACTCGCAACCTCACCGTTGGTGAGGGATAAGAGGCATTCGATTGAGCTGAACTTCGTCGAGGATACCGCCGGCAATTGCGAACTCGACTTGGAACTATGAATAATCTGCCCGAGGCCGTACTCCTCTGCCGCGATCAGACAGCCCTCATCATCATCGACGTAGAGCGACCGCTTCGGATCGAAGCCCACAAGACGCTGACAAGTCGGCCAATATTCCGATCTCATCTTGAGATAGCCCACCTCAAACGCGTCGACAATCCGATCCACTCGACGATCCAACCCCGTCTTCGCAGTTTTGACATCCACGCCGGCACGATGGGCATTGGTGATAATCGTGATCCGCTTCCCGCGCTGTTTGAGTTCGCCAAGAAACGCTTCTGCCCCAGGCAGATAGCCGATCATGTGGTTTAACTCCCGATGCATCGCCACCACATCGATGCCCACCCGCCCGGTCCAATAGTGGAGGTCGGTCCAAGCCAACTCTCCTTCGACCGATCGGTACATGGCCATGAGCTGGCCTCGCGCCTCCTCGAACGAGAGCCCGTGCAGAACGGCATACCGACGCGGCAGCTCCTCTTCGAAAAAGAAGTT carries:
- a CDS encoding HAD hydrolase-like protein yields the protein MTSFQWNWDEIDDVLLDMDGTLLDRHFDNFFFEEELPRRYAVLHGLSFEEARGQLMAMYRSVEGELAWTDLHYWTGRVGIDVVAMHRELNHMIGYLPGAEAFLGELKQRGKRITIITNAHRAGVDVKTAKTGLDRRVDRIVDAFEVGYLKMRSEYWPTCQRLVGFDPKRSLYVDDDEGCLIAAEEYGLGQIIHSSKSSSQLPAVSSTKFSSIECLLSLTNGEVASS